One window of Salegentibacter sp. Hel_I_6 genomic DNA carries:
- a CDS encoding DUF6327 family protein: protein MKEYSSFKEIDRDLKILELQTKIDQEEIKLNIERTKGALSPLSLAGSMVGSILQKAFILKAVTKLTGLKKVTAKVKG from the coding sequence ATGAAGGAGTATAGTTCATTCAAAGAAATAGATCGGGATCTTAAAATTCTTGAACTTCAAACCAAGATAGACCAGGAAGAGATTAAATTGAATATTGAGCGCACAAAAGGCGCGTTATCACCATTATCTCTTGCCGGTAGTATGGTAGGTTCAATTTTACAAAAAGCATTTATTCTTAAAGCGGTAACTAAACTTACTGGATTGAAAAAAGTAACCGCTAAAGTAAAAGGCTAA
- a CDS encoding ATP-binding protein — protein MLFEEIIGLQHLKKHLTTTADNGRVPHAQLFVGKSGSGTLPLAIAYAQYILCQHKPETDNCNERFKKLAHPDLHFAFPVAANQKIKKHPVSSHFLEEWREFVKTNPYGSLFEWYQKLGIENKQGQIGVDEAQAVVKSLSLKAYEGGFKIMIIWMAEKMNTAAANKLLKLIEEPPKNTLFLLVTEDEEQIIQTIRSRCQKLHFPPLPEDEIATFLEKNENCSKPDALKIAHQANGSYTRALHLLQKDSGDQQFETWFINWVRTAFKAKGNRATVLELISWSEEIAGMGRESQKSFLLYCIDFFRQALMLNYKAEKLVYLQPKTTGFKLEKFAPFVHGNNIKDIIDALEEAIYHIERNGNAKIILTDLSIRLTRYLHKKAA, from the coding sequence ATGCTTTTTGAAGAAATAATAGGTTTACAGCATTTAAAGAAACATCTTACCACTACCGCCGATAATGGCCGTGTTCCACACGCACAATTATTTGTAGGAAAAAGTGGCAGTGGTACTTTACCCCTTGCTATCGCTTATGCGCAATACATACTTTGCCAGCATAAACCGGAAACTGATAATTGTAATGAGCGATTTAAAAAATTAGCACATCCAGATCTCCATTTTGCTTTTCCAGTTGCAGCAAATCAAAAAATTAAGAAACATCCGGTTTCCTCCCATTTTCTGGAAGAATGGCGGGAATTTGTTAAAACCAATCCTTACGGAAGTTTATTTGAATGGTATCAAAAACTTGGTATTGAAAATAAACAAGGCCAAATTGGTGTAGATGAAGCCCAGGCCGTAGTGAAATCACTTTCATTAAAAGCTTACGAAGGCGGCTTTAAAATAATGATTATTTGGATGGCCGAAAAAATGAATACAGCGGCTGCAAATAAATTGTTGAAATTAATTGAAGAACCACCAAAAAATACGCTTTTTCTTCTTGTAACCGAAGACGAAGAGCAAATCATACAAACCATTAGATCACGTTGCCAAAAACTTCACTTTCCACCACTTCCGGAAGATGAGATTGCAACATTTTTAGAGAAAAACGAAAATTGCAGCAAGCCAGATGCTTTAAAAATTGCACACCAGGCTAACGGAAGTTATACCCGTGCACTTCACTTATTACAAAAGGATAGCGGAGATCAACAATTTGAAACCTGGTTTATAAATTGGGTGCGTACCGCATTTAAAGCTAAAGGGAATAGAGCCACGGTGCTGGAGCTTATTTCCTGGAGTGAAGAAATTGCGGGGATGGGCCGTGAATCGCAGAAGAGTTTCTTGCTTTACTGTATCGACTTTTTTAGACAGGCTTTGATGCTGAATTATAAAGCTGAAAAGTTAGTTTATCTGCAACCGAAAACCACCGGATTTAAACTAGAAAAATTTGCGCCATTTGTTCACGGTAATAATATTAAAGATATTATCGATGCCCTTGAAGAAGCAATTTATCACATTGAAAGGAACGGTAATGCAAAAATCATTCTAACAGATCTTTCAATTAGACTAACCCGATATTTACATAAAAAAGCCGCTTAA
- the gltX gene encoding glutamate--tRNA ligase, which translates to MSAKVRVRFAPSPTGPLHIGGVRTALYNYLFAKKHQGDFVLRIEDTDQNRYVEGAEDYIIESLNWCGIPFDEGPGKEGDYGPYRQSERKDIYRKYAEELIKTDNAYYAFDTAEELDAHRKDHEEKGKTFIYNWHNRMKLQNSLALSEDEVRDKLDADENYVIRFKSPESENLHISDEIRGKMEIDTSTLDDKVLFKSDGMPTYHLANIVDDHLMEISHVIRGEEWLPSLALHFMLYRAFGWDAPKFAHLPLILKPQGKGKLSKRDGDKLGFPVFPLEWKDPNSGEISAGYREDGYFPEAVTNMLAFLGWNPGTEQEFFKLNELVEAFEIDRVHKGGAKFDPEKTKWFQQHYMHEADEKVIAGKLENILQKREIEVSSDYALKVVKLMKERAVFVNDIWEQGYFFFVAPTSYDPKNAKKAWKDDTADLMQELTQVLEKQEDFKAEAVQAEVKAWIQQKEVGFGKVMQPFRLALVGAMQGPDLYEIAEMIGKEETISRLEKAIKTLG; encoded by the coding sequence ATGTCTGCTAAAGTTCGCGTGCGTTTTGCGCCAAGTCCAACCGGCCCTTTGCATATTGGCGGGGTAAGAACAGCTTTATATAATTATTTATTTGCCAAAAAACACCAGGGAGATTTTGTGTTGCGTATAGAAGATACCGATCAAAACCGATACGTTGAAGGCGCCGAAGATTATATCATTGAATCGCTTAACTGGTGCGGGATTCCTTTTGATGAAGGCCCTGGAAAAGAAGGTGATTACGGGCCTTATCGCCAAAGTGAACGCAAAGATATTTACCGAAAATATGCTGAAGAACTTATCAAAACCGATAATGCTTATTATGCTTTTGATACAGCTGAAGAATTAGATGCGCATAGAAAAGACCACGAAGAGAAAGGGAAAACCTTTATCTACAACTGGCATAACCGGATGAAATTGCAGAATTCCCTTGCCCTTTCTGAAGACGAGGTTAGGGATAAATTAGATGCCGATGAAAACTACGTGATCAGGTTTAAATCTCCTGAAAGCGAAAATCTTCATATTTCAGATGAAATTCGTGGCAAGATGGAAATTGACACCAGCACTTTAGACGATAAAGTTTTGTTCAAAAGTGACGGGATGCCAACTTATCATTTGGCCAATATTGTTGATGATCATTTAATGGAAATCTCTCATGTTATTCGTGGTGAAGAGTGGTTGCCATCTTTAGCGTTGCATTTTATGCTATACCGAGCTTTTGGCTGGGATGCACCTAAATTTGCGCATTTGCCGCTTATTTTAAAACCACAGGGAAAAGGAAAATTAAGCAAAAGAGATGGAGATAAATTAGGTTTTCCAGTATTCCCGCTGGAATGGAAAGATCCAAATTCAGGAGAAATTTCTGCAGGTTATAGGGAAGATGGATATTTCCCGGAAGCCGTTACCAATATGCTAGCCTTTTTAGGTTGGAATCCAGGAACAGAACAGGAATTCTTTAAATTAAACGAACTTGTTGAAGCTTTTGAAATAGACCGTGTTCATAAGGGTGGAGCGAAGTTTGACCCAGAGAAAACCAAGTGGTTTCAGCAACATTATATGCACGAAGCAGATGAAAAAGTAATTGCTGGAAAACTTGAAAATATACTTCAAAAAAGAGAGATAGAAGTTTCTTCTGATTATGCCCTGAAAGTGGTGAAACTGATGAAAGAACGCGCTGTTTTTGTAAACGATATTTGGGAGCAGGGATATTTCTTCTTCGTTGCCCCTACCTCCTACGATCCTAAAAATGCGAAAAAAGCATGGAAGGATGATACTGCTGATCTAATGCAGGAATTAACTCAGGTTTTAGAAAAACAGGAAGATTTTAAAGCAGAAGCCGTTCAGGCCGAAGTAAAAGCCTGGATCCAGCAAAAAGAAGTTGGTTTTGGGAAAGTAATGCAACCCTTTAGATTAGCCCTGGTTGGTGCTATGCAAGGGCCAGACCTTTACGAAATCGCTGAAATGATTGGAAAAGAAGAAACTATTTCCCGTTTGGAAAAAGCGATAAAAACGCTGGGATAA
- a CDS encoding SPFH domain-containing protein, protein MISYVFIPIILVFLLVLLFSGIFTVRQQKAAILERFGKFKSIKNSGLHLKIPIIDQIAGRINLKVQQLDVLVETKTKDNVFVKLKISVQFQVIRTNIYDAFYKLESPSDQITSYVFDVVRAEVPKMILDDVFERKDDIAIAVNRELNESMQDYGYDIIKTLVTDIDPDEQVKHAMNRINSAEREKVAAEYEGEAERIRIVAKARAEAESKRLQGQGIADQRREIARGLEESVDVLNNVGINSQEASALIVVTQHYDTLQAIGEETNSNLILLPNSPQAGSDMLNNMVASFTASNQIGEAMRKKNEEIEQEKKNQGDSKRK, encoded by the coding sequence ATGATTAGCTACGTTTTTATTCCAATTATTCTTGTTTTTCTTCTTGTTCTGCTCTTCTCGGGTATTTTCACTGTACGTCAACAAAAAGCGGCGATTCTTGAACGATTTGGAAAATTTAAAAGCATTAAAAATTCCGGACTTCATTTAAAGATTCCTATAATAGATCAAATTGCCGGTAGAATCAATTTAAAAGTACAGCAGCTGGATGTTTTGGTCGAAACTAAAACCAAGGATAATGTATTTGTTAAGCTGAAAATATCGGTACAATTTCAGGTAATTAGAACTAATATTTACGACGCGTTTTATAAACTTGAAAGTCCATCAGACCAGATCACGTCTTATGTTTTTGATGTTGTACGAGCTGAAGTTCCAAAAATGATCTTAGATGATGTTTTTGAACGAAAAGACGATATCGCCATCGCTGTTAATAGAGAACTTAACGAATCTATGCAGGATTATGGTTACGACATCATTAAAACGCTTGTAACAGACATTGATCCAGATGAACAGGTAAAACATGCGATGAACAGAATAAACTCGGCAGAACGCGAGAAAGTGGCCGCAGAATATGAAGGAGAAGCCGAAAGGATACGAATTGTAGCTAAAGCCCGTGCAGAAGCCGAAAGTAAACGTTTACAGGGTCAGGGAATTGCCGACCAAAGAAGGGAAATTGCCCGCGGACTTGAAGAAAGTGTTGATGTTTTAAATAATGTAGGGATTAATTCACAGGAAGCTTCGGCTTTAATTGTGGTGACGCAGCATTACGATACACTGCAGGCCATTGGTGAAGAAACCAACAGTAATCTTATTTTATTGCCGAATTCACCCCAGGCCGGTAGCGATATGCTAAACAATATGGTGGCCTCTTTTACGGCTTCGAACCAGATTGGAGAAGCTATGCGCAAGAAAAATGAAGAAATTGAACAGGAGAAAAAGAATCAGGGTGATTCCAAACGGAAATAA
- a CDS encoding OmpH family outer membrane protein produces MMKKLLMILVVAVLLTSCDQEKTAYVDTTKLVQEYKEMEEVEANFSTKSDSVKRQLDSIARGFQEEVQAYQQGMNSMSQEQRQQKEQELMQKQQRIQQQQQMQGNRLREESDAVIDSIVEKVKAYVADYGEENGYTYIFGSNESANIMYAKDGKDLTQEILDNLNEEYNKN; encoded by the coding sequence ATGATGAAAAAACTTTTAATGATTTTGGTAGTTGCTGTTTTACTTACTTCTTGTGACCAGGAGAAAACAGCTTATGTAGATACCACGAAACTTGTTCAGGAATACAAAGAAATGGAAGAAGTGGAAGCAAATTTTTCTACAAAATCAGATTCTGTAAAGAGACAATTAGATTCTATCGCAAGAGGATTTCAGGAAGAAGTTCAGGCTTATCAGCAAGGGATGAATTCTATGTCACAGGAACAACGCCAGCAAAAAGAGCAGGAGTTAATGCAAAAGCAGCAAAGAATTCAGCAGCAACAGCAAATGCAGGGCAACCGTCTTAGAGAGGAAAGCGATGCTGTTATAGATTCTATTGTTGAGAAAGTAAAAGCTTATGTTGCAGATTATGGTGAAGAAAATGGCTATACTTATATTTTTGGCTCTAATGAGTCTGCAAATATTATGTATGCAAAAGATGGAAAAGACCTTACACAGGAAATTCTTGATAATTTAAATGAAGAGTATAATAAGAACTAG
- the ybeY gene encoding rRNA maturation RNase YbeY → MINFYSENDFELEDENSFDKWIRNVISSEDKQLGEINYIFCDDDYLYKINLKFLEHDSYTDIISFDNSEGDELNGDIFISIDRVIDNANDFNVDFSEELKRVLIHGVLHLCGYADKSESEAALMRQKEDEKIALFHVEQ, encoded by the coding sequence ATAATTAATTTTTATTCAGAGAATGATTTTGAGTTAGAAGACGAAAACTCTTTTGATAAATGGATCAGGAATGTTATTTCATCAGAAGATAAACAACTCGGTGAAATCAATTATATATTTTGTGACGATGATTATTTGTATAAGATAAATTTGAAATTTTTGGAGCATGATTCTTATACAGATATAATCTCCTTTGATAACTCAGAAGGGGACGAGTTAAATGGCGATATTTTTATCAGTATAGATCGAGTAATAGATAACGCCAATGATTTTAATGTAGATTTTTCTGAAGAGCTTAAACGGGTTCTTATTCACGGTGTTTTACATCTTTGTGGATATGCAGATAAATCTGAAAGTGAAGCTGCTTTAATGCGACAGAAGGAAGACGAAAAGATTGCATTGTTCCACGTGGAACAATAA
- a CDS encoding class I SAM-dependent methyltransferase produces the protein MADKVYHLKCKDHLVSGEEFRLEQLQDFDILETLPKPENLSAYYESDAYISHTDSSKSVTDKIYHAVKNFMLLQKLKWINKVAKGNNLLDIGAGTGDFLQTAKRKNWNVEGVEPNEQARKLAAEKGIKLQQDLSSFEEDSFDVISMWHVLEHVPNLEVQLKELHRLLKPNGVAVIAVPNFKSFDAEYYKEYWAAYDVPRHLWHFTQDGISKLFKENNFEKFETKPLVFDSFYVSLLSEKNKTGKANFLNALKLGLKSNLKAQSSSEYSSLVYFFLKS, from the coding sequence ATGGCAGATAAAGTTTATCATTTAAAATGCAAAGATCATTTAGTTTCTGGAGAAGAATTTCGTTTAGAGCAGCTACAAGATTTTGATATATTAGAAACACTACCCAAACCTGAAAATCTTTCGGCTTATTACGAAAGTGATGCTTATATTTCCCACACAGATTCCAGTAAAAGTGTTACCGATAAAATTTACCACGCAGTAAAAAACTTTATGCTTCTGCAAAAATTGAAATGGATTAATAAGGTCGCTAAAGGAAATAATTTACTAGATATTGGTGCAGGAACCGGAGATTTTTTGCAAACTGCAAAAAGGAAAAATTGGAATGTTGAAGGGGTTGAACCAAATGAGCAGGCAAGAAAATTAGCTGCTGAAAAAGGAATAAAACTTCAGCAGGATTTATCGAGTTTTGAGGAGGATTCTTTTGATGTTATTTCTATGTGGCACGTTTTGGAACACGTTCCAAATTTAGAAGTTCAACTTAAAGAATTGCATCGTTTATTAAAACCAAATGGAGTCGCGGTAATTGCGGTACCTAATTTTAAAAGTTTTGATGCCGAATATTATAAAGAATATTGGGCGGCTTATGATGTGCCTCGTCATCTTTGGCATTTCACGCAGGATGGAATTTCAAAATTATTTAAAGAAAATAATTTTGAAAAGTTTGAAACCAAGCCACTCGTTTTTGATTCTTTCTATGTGAGTCTACTTTCAGAAAAAAACAAAACCGGAAAGGCTAATTTTTTAAATGCTCTTAAACTAGGTCTAAAATCAAATTTAAAGGCGCAAAGTTCTTCAGAGTATTCTTCGCTCGTATATTTCTTTCTAAAAAGCTAG
- the mnmG gene encoding tRNA uridine-5-carboxymethylaminomethyl(34) synthesis enzyme MnmG has translation MFENEYDVIVVGAGHAGSEAAAAAANLGASTLLVTMNLQNIAQMSCNPAMGGIAKGQILREIDALGGYSGLVSDTSAIQFKMLNKSKGPAMWSPRVQSDRMMFAEHWRLRLEQTPNLDFYQEMVAGLIIENGELKGVKTSLGLKIRAKSVVLTNGTFLNGLIHIGDKNFGGGRAGERAATGITKDLVDAGFESGRMKTGTPPRVDGRSLDYSKMVEQPGDEEPSKFSFLDETQPLKKQRSCYMTYTSPEVHEILKDGFERSPMFNGRIQSIGPRYCPSIEDKINRFADKDRHQLFVEPEGWNTVEVYVNGFSTSLPEDVQFKALRSVAGFEKVKFFRPGYAIEYDYFPPTQLKHTLETKLVEGLYFAGQINGTTGYEEAASQGLMAGINAALKVQEKDEFIIKRNEAYIGVLIDDLITKGTEEPYRMFTSRAEYRTLLRQDNADFRLTERSYTIGLASEERMRKMEEKKKKSSDFVNFFKNKSVSHEDANPILEANNSSLMKQSDKIFKIFSRPNIAMKDVRKFPGVEEYILENNLNQEILEQTEIQVKYSGYIEKEKNNADKLNRLEDVKIPNSFDYSKIKSMSFEAREKLNKIQPTSISQASRISGVSPNDISVLLVYMGR, from the coding sequence ATGTTCGAAAATGAATATGATGTTATAGTAGTTGGTGCCGGCCACGCTGGAAGTGAAGCCGCAGCCGCAGCCGCAAATTTAGGAGCCAGTACTTTATTGGTGACCATGAATTTGCAAAACATTGCTCAAATGAGTTGTAATCCTGCAATGGGGGGAATTGCTAAAGGACAAATTTTGCGTGAAATTGATGCGTTGGGGGGTTACAGTGGTTTAGTAAGTGATACCAGCGCCATTCAATTCAAAATGCTGAACAAATCTAAGGGACCCGCAATGTGGAGTCCAAGAGTGCAAAGTGACCGAATGATGTTTGCTGAGCATTGGAGGCTTAGATTAGAACAAACTCCAAATCTCGATTTTTACCAGGAGATGGTGGCGGGACTTATTATAGAGAACGGTGAACTTAAAGGAGTGAAAACTTCTTTAGGATTAAAAATTCGAGCAAAAAGTGTGGTACTTACCAATGGAACTTTCTTAAATGGATTAATCCATATTGGAGATAAAAATTTTGGTGGCGGTAGAGCAGGGGAGAGAGCCGCTACCGGAATTACTAAAGATCTTGTGGATGCCGGTTTTGAATCTGGCAGAATGAAAACCGGAACACCGCCAAGAGTAGATGGCAGGTCTCTGGATTATTCTAAAATGGTGGAGCAACCTGGAGATGAAGAACCTTCGAAATTTTCGTTTTTAGATGAAACCCAACCTTTAAAAAAACAACGTTCCTGTTATATGACATACACCTCTCCAGAGGTACACGAGATTCTTAAAGATGGTTTTGAAAGATCGCCTATGTTTAATGGCCGAATTCAAAGTATTGGCCCTAGATATTGCCCAAGTATTGAAGATAAAATAAACAGGTTTGCAGATAAAGATAGACATCAGCTTTTCGTTGAACCCGAAGGATGGAATACGGTAGAAGTTTATGTAAACGGATTTTCAACTTCCCTTCCGGAAGATGTTCAATTTAAAGCTTTACGTTCTGTTGCCGGATTTGAAAAGGTGAAGTTTTTTAGACCAGGTTATGCAATTGAATACGATTATTTTCCACCTACTCAGTTGAAACATACTTTGGAAACAAAGTTGGTGGAAGGTTTATATTTCGCCGGTCAAATTAATGGGACTACCGGTTATGAAGAAGCAGCTAGCCAGGGTTTAATGGCTGGTATAAATGCCGCATTAAAAGTTCAGGAAAAGGATGAATTCATCATAAAAAGAAATGAAGCTTATATAGGTGTTCTTATAGACGATCTTATTACAAAAGGTACAGAAGAACCTTATAGAATGTTTACTTCCCGTGCTGAGTACAGAACTTTATTACGCCAGGATAATGCTGATTTTAGACTGACCGAACGCTCTTATACAATTGGTTTGGCTTCTGAAGAACGTATGCGTAAAATGGAAGAAAAGAAAAAAAAGTCTTCTGATTTCGTAAATTTCTTTAAGAATAAAAGTGTTTCCCACGAGGATGCGAATCCAATTTTGGAAGCGAATAATTCTTCTTTAATGAAACAAAGCGATAAGATTTTTAAGATCTTTTCTCGACCTAATATTGCAATGAAAGATGTTAGAAAATTTCCTGGGGTAGAGGAGTACATTCTGGAGAATAATTTGAATCAGGAGATTCTTGAACAAACCGAAATTCAGGTTAAATATTCTGGTTATATTGAGAAGGAAAAAAATAATGCCGATAAATTGAATAGACTGGAAGATGTAAAAATTCCAAATAGTTTTGATTATTCTAAGATCAAATCAATGTCTTTTGAGGCACGGGAGAAGTTAAATAAAATTCAACCAACTTCCATTTCTCAGGCATCACGAATCAGTGGAGTTAGCCCTAATGATATTTCGGTTTTATTGGTCTATATGGGAAGATAA
- a CDS encoding DUF4175 family protein, whose translation MESYKQIRKKLEAFIRKFYLNKLLKGLILFLAIGLVYFLGVLAIEHFLWLETGLRTFLFWIFVGVEVMLLAYFILIPLAKLFKFSKGINEEEASKIIGAHFPEVNDKLLNVLQLKKDTQQSELLLAGIEQKSAELNKVPFTRAVDYKTNNKYLKYALFPVVLILALFFSGNINLMAGPFDRLAKHNTAFEAPAPFQFKILNDSLQVQENSSYTILVATEGEITPEKPEISYNGQTYFLKQITPGRFDYTFNRLKTNVDFQLKANGINSREYELEVLKVPKLLDFTMQFEYPAYIRKSNDSLSGTGNVNVPEGTKITWSFNTRNTDIIKFSTQDSLINLKPNNSNFQYSQAVYSRLDYRVSTSNNSIKEFEALDYSVRVIQDEYPQMEIQQKLDSIDNNTQYFYGKLSDDYGLNRLQLVYYTENEKDSLKIETIEIARAAFDDFHYTFPGDLDLERGISYNFYFQLWDNDAVNGSKSTKSNTYSFRRKTTDELQEEKLKQQGESINNLNQSLKDIKSSDEELNELNQIQKENKDLDYNQRKKLENFIQRQKQQSEMMRNYSEKLKKSFEEGQDELGNESAEKDELKKRLDRNEERLKEDEALLDELKEIADKINREELGEKLEELSKRNQSEERNLEQLLELTKRYYVEEKLQKVARDLEKLSEEQEELSETSEDDFLEEQKKISEKFEEFQEEMDELEKDNQDLQKPTDLPRDIVDEESIKNELNDAEEEMEKGDLEKTKQKQKNAAHQMEEMSQKMQQRSMQQSGEELKADIETLRQILDNLVTFSFQQEDLLEDFSRIDINNPGYAAKLRRQSELRENFRHIDDSLYSLALSNPMITEGITKQLTDIDFDINKSLERLAENELPQGTSSQQYVVTGANDLAYMLSQILSSMQQQANPQMGKGDGENSEFQLQDIIKKQQEINKDFQEKGKEQNQQQNEGKKPGEGMAEGEMEDLFEIYKDQQELRQRLEEMNKKNSSEQGRQLEEQMKEAEEQLLNKGFDPENLEQLQQLEHQLMEFEDAKLQQGENNKRESETNRQKFDNTTKDQSIKAKEYFNSIEILNRQSLPLREIYKQKVKSYFERTNN comes from the coding sequence ATGGAAAGTTATAAGCAGATTAGAAAAAAACTGGAAGCTTTTATCAGGAAGTTTTACCTGAACAAATTGCTGAAAGGTTTAATTTTATTTTTAGCCATTGGGCTGGTCTATTTTTTAGGCGTTTTGGCTATAGAACATTTTCTATGGTTAGAAACCGGCTTGCGAACTTTTCTTTTTTGGATTTTCGTTGGGGTAGAGGTGATGCTCCTGGCCTATTTCATTTTAATTCCACTGGCAAAACTTTTCAAATTTTCTAAGGGAATTAATGAAGAAGAAGCTTCTAAAATTATCGGGGCTCATTTTCCTGAAGTAAACGATAAATTGCTAAATGTTCTTCAGCTTAAAAAAGATACGCAGCAATCTGAATTACTACTTGCGGGGATCGAGCAGAAATCGGCTGAATTAAATAAAGTTCCCTTTACTCGCGCTGTAGATTATAAAACCAATAACAAATACCTGAAATATGCTTTATTTCCCGTAGTATTAATTTTGGCTCTCTTTTTTTCCGGTAATATCAATTTAATGGCTGGCCCTTTTGATAGGTTGGCTAAACACAATACAGCTTTTGAAGCTCCGGCGCCTTTTCAGTTTAAAATTTTAAACGATTCGCTTCAGGTTCAGGAAAATTCCTCTTACACGATTCTTGTAGCTACCGAGGGAGAAATTACTCCTGAAAAACCTGAGATTAGCTATAACGGACAAACTTATTTTTTAAAGCAAATTACGCCAGGTAGGTTTGATTATACTTTTAACCGACTTAAAACTAATGTAGATTTTCAGCTTAAGGCAAATGGAATTAATTCCAGGGAATACGAACTTGAAGTCCTTAAAGTTCCAAAACTACTGGATTTCACGATGCAATTTGAGTATCCTGCTTATATAAGAAAATCAAACGACAGTTTAAGTGGAACCGGAAATGTAAATGTTCCAGAGGGTACAAAAATTACCTGGAGTTTTAATACCAGGAATACAGATATTATCAAATTTTCAACTCAGGATTCTTTAATAAATCTCAAACCTAATAATTCAAATTTTCAATATTCACAGGCTGTTTATTCCAGGCTGGATTATCGTGTGAGTACTTCCAATAATTCTATAAAAGAGTTTGAAGCTTTAGACTATTCGGTGCGTGTTATTCAAGATGAATATCCCCAAATGGAAATTCAGCAAAAACTGGATAGTATAGATAACAATACGCAATATTTCTACGGAAAACTTTCCGATGATTATGGCCTAAATCGTTTACAACTTGTTTATTACACTGAAAATGAAAAAGATAGCTTAAAAATAGAGACTATCGAGATAGCGAGAGCCGCTTTTGACGATTTTCATTATACATTTCCGGGAGACCTGGATTTGGAACGGGGCATTTCGTATAATTTCTATTTTCAGCTTTGGGACAATGATGCTGTAAATGGTTCTAAAAGTACTAAAAGTAATACCTATAGTTTTAGAAGAAAAACCACCGATGAGTTGCAGGAAGAGAAACTTAAACAACAGGGAGAATCAATAAATAATTTAAACCAGAGTTTAAAAGATATCAAATCTTCTGATGAAGAATTGAATGAATTGAATCAAATTCAAAAAGAGAATAAAGATCTTGATTATAATCAGCGTAAAAAGTTGGAAAATTTTATTCAAAGACAAAAGCAGCAATCGGAAATGATGCGCAATTATTCCGAAAAGCTAAAGAAAAGTTTTGAAGAAGGGCAGGATGAATTGGGAAATGAATCTGCAGAAAAGGATGAATTAAAAAAGCGGTTAGATAGAAATGAGGAACGCTTAAAAGAAGATGAAGCCTTATTGGATGAATTGAAAGAAATAGCTGACAAGATTAATAGGGAAGAACTGGGGGAGAAGTTGGAAGAATTATCTAAAAGGAATCAAAGTGAAGAGCGCAACCTGGAACAGCTTTTAGAATTGACGAAACGATATTATGTAGAGGAAAAGCTTCAAAAAGTAGCCCGGGATTTAGAAAAGCTTTCAGAAGAGCAAGAGGAATTATCAGAAACTTCAGAGGATGATTTTTTGGAGGAACAAAAGAAAATTTCTGAGAAATTTGAAGAGTTTCAGGAAGAGATGGATGAGCTTGAAAAAGATAATCAGGACCTTCAAAAGCCAACCGATTTGCCACGAGATATCGTTGATGAAGAAAGCATCAAAAATGAGCTAAATGATGCCGAAGAGGAAATGGAAAAGGGAGATTTAGAAAAGACAAAACAGAAACAAAAGAATGCTGCACACCAAATGGAAGAAATGAGCCAAAAAATGCAGCAGCGTTCAATGCAGCAAAGTGGGGAAGAGTTAAAAGCCGATATTGAAACCCTTCGCCAAATCCTGGATAATTTGGTGACTTTCTCCTTCCAACAAGAAGATCTTTTAGAAGATTTTAGCAGAATAGATATCAATAATCCCGGTTACGCTGCAAAACTTAGAAGACAAAGTGAACTTAGAGAAAATTTTAGGCATATAGACGATAGTTTGTATTCACTCGCTTTGAGTAACCCAATGATTACAGAAGGTATTACAAAACAACTTACAGATATTGATTTTGATATAAATAAGTCTCTTGAGAGATTGGCCGAAAATGAATTACCTCAGGGTACATCCAGCCAGCAATATGTAGTTACGGGAGCTAACGATTTAGCTTATATGCTAAGCCAGATTCTTTCTTCTATGCAGCAACAGGCAAATCCTCAAATGGGGAAAGGGGACGGCGAAAATTCAGAATTTCAGCTTCAGGATATTATAAAAAAGCAACAGGAGATAAATAAAGATTTCCAGGAGAAAGGGAAGGAGCAAAATCAGCAACAAAACGAAGGCAAGAAACCCGGCGAAGGAATGGCGGAAGGAGAAATGGAAGATTTGTTCGAGATTTATAAAGATCAGCAGGAACTAAGACAGCGTTTGGAGGAAATGAACAAGAAGAATTCTTCTGAACAGGGAAGGCAATTAGAGGAGCAAATGAAGGAAGCTGAAGAGCAACTTTTAAATAAGGGTTTTGATCCAGAGAACCTGGAACAATTGCAACAGTTGGAGCACCAATTAATGGAATTTGAGGATGCAAAGTTGCAGCAGGGGGAAAATAATAAAAGGGAGTCAGAAACCAATCGGCAGAAGTTCGATAATACAACTAAAGATCAAAGTATTAAGGCTAAAGAATATTTCAATTCTATCGAAATTTTAAATAGACAAAGCTTACCTTTGCGCGAAATTTATAAACAGAAAGTAAAGTCCTATTTTGAGCGAACAAATAATTAA